Proteins from a single region of Flavobacterium sp. K5-23:
- a CDS encoding ABC transporter ATP-binding protein, which translates to MARFKENDLPKSKITTSSLNKASLIFKYAENHRWKFYVGLFFLLLTGATALAFPKLMGMLIDCVNNKSYSQANDIALLLFGILFMQSIFSFFRLSLFVNFTENTLANLRLSLYSNLVKLPMSFFSQKRVGELNSRISSDITQIQDTLTSTIAEFLRQFILIIGGVALLATESIKLTLLMLSVVPLVAVAAVIFGRFIRKFSKDVQDQVAESQVIVEETMQGISIVKAFANEWYEIARYNGKIKDVVKLAIKGGKYRGYFASFIIFCLFGAIVAVVWFGVRLSISGEMSVGQLISFVLYSTFVGASFGGIAELYAQIQKAIGATERVFELLEETPEKINSDQNPDILKKIKGNLTFKNVKFSYPSRKEIKVLKDVNFTANFGQKIAIVGPSGTGKSTIASLLLRFYEIDGGEIIIDGKNIYDYDLENLRSNMSIVPQDVILFGGTIRENIAYGKPNATEEEIVLAAKQANALNFIESFPEKFETIVGERGIKLSGGQRQRIAIARALLKNPSILILDEATSSLDSESEKLVQEALEILMQGRTSIIIAHRLSTIRSADQILVLDNGVITEQGTHQELIALENGIYKNLSNLQFSNS; encoded by the coding sequence ATGGCCCGATTCAAGGAAAATGATTTACCAAAATCAAAAATTACCACTAGTTCTCTCAATAAAGCTTCCCTTATATTTAAATATGCTGAAAATCATCGTTGGAAATTTTATGTAGGTCTGTTTTTTTTATTGTTAACTGGAGCTACAGCCCTTGCTTTTCCTAAACTGATGGGAATGCTTATTGATTGTGTAAACAATAAAAGTTACAGTCAGGCAAATGACATTGCTTTATTGCTTTTTGGTATTCTATTTATGCAATCCATTTTTTCTTTTTTTAGATTGTCCTTATTTGTCAATTTTACTGAGAATACACTAGCTAATCTTAGACTTTCCTTATATAGTAATTTGGTTAAACTACCTATGTCCTTCTTTTCCCAAAAACGTGTTGGGGAATTAAACAGCCGAATAAGTTCAGATATTACCCAAATACAAGATACCCTTACCTCTACTATAGCTGAATTTTTGAGACAGTTTATTTTAATTATTGGTGGTGTTGCTTTATTGGCAACCGAAAGCATTAAACTTACGCTATTAATGTTGTCAGTAGTTCCTTTGGTGGCAGTAGCTGCGGTGATTTTTGGAAGATTCATTAGAAAATTTTCTAAGGACGTACAAGATCAGGTAGCCGAAAGTCAGGTTATCGTTGAGGAAACTATGCAAGGAATAAGTATTGTTAAAGCTTTTGCTAACGAATGGTATGAAATTGCCCGCTATAATGGAAAGATTAAAGATGTGGTGAAATTAGCCATCAAAGGTGGTAAATACCGTGGTTACTTTGCTTCCTTTATTATATTCTGTCTGTTTGGAGCCATTGTCGCTGTAGTATGGTTCGGAGTTAGATTGAGTATCAGTGGGGAAATGAGCGTAGGACAATTAATATCTTTTGTTTTGTATTCAACATTCGTGGGTGCTTCTTTTGGTGGAATAGCCGAATTATATGCGCAAATTCAAAAGGCAATTGGGGCAACGGAAAGAGTCTTTGAATTATTGGAGGAAACTCCAGAAAAAATTAACTCTGATCAAAACCCAGATATCTTGAAAAAAATAAAAGGGAATCTTACTTTTAAAAATGTAAAATTCAGTTATCCTTCCAGAAAAGAAATCAAAGTTTTGAAGGATGTGAATTTCACTGCTAACTTTGGTCAAAAAATCGCCATTGTAGGGCCAAGTGGTACCGGGAAATCAACTATAGCATCTTTATTATTGCGTTTCTATGAAATTGATGGAGGGGAAATAATAATAGACGGAAAAAACATTTACGATTACGACCTAGAAAACCTTCGTAGCAATATGAGTATCGTTCCTCAAGATGTAATCTTATTTGGAGGTACAATTCGTGAGAATATCGCTTACGGAAAACCAAATGCAACAGAAGAAGAAATAGTACTAGCAGCAAAACAAGCAAATGCGCTGAATTTTATTGAAAGTTTTCCTGAAAAATTTGAAACCATCGTTGGAGAAAGAGGTATCAAACTTTCTGGCGGACAAAGACAAAGAATTGCTATTGCGCGTGCATTGCTTAAAAACCCTAGTATATTAATTCTGGACGAAGCGACCTCTTCATTAGATAGCGAAAGTGAAAAACTAGTTCAAGAAGCATTAGAAATATTGATGCAAGGAAGAACGAGTATTATCATTGCTCACCGACTTTCAACCATTCGTAGTGCTGACCAGATTTTAGTGCTTGATAACGGTGTAATCACTGAACAAGGGACGCATCAGGAATTAATAGCTTTAGAAAATGGTATCTATAAGAATTTAAGTAATTTACAGTTTAGTAATTCTTAA
- a CDS encoding proline dehydrogenase family protein has protein sequence MEKIFNNTQVAFSLKSDTELDRAYFLFKMIANQPLVRIGTAVTNFALKANLPVESLIRATVFDHFCGGVNEEDCLSVVDKMYTKGVSSVLDYSVEGKEEEDQFDAALQMTLKTIEFAKERKAIPFAVFKPTGLGRIDLYEKMGDKETLTPDEQAEWNRVVARFDLVCSEAHKKDVALLIDAEESWMQDAADDLVTEMMRKYNKEKAIVYNTLQMYRWDRLDYLKKLHEQAVAEGFYIGMKIVRGAYMEKENARAIEKGYPSPICESKVASDINYDSAVLYMVEHLDKMAIFAGTHNELSTYNLMSLMQERGIKANDERISFGQLYGMSDNISYNLAENGYNVAKYLPFGPVKDVMPYLIRRAEENTSVAGQTSRELEMIKAERKRRKGK, from the coding sequence ATGGAAAAAATATTTAATAATACGCAAGTTGCTTTTTCATTAAAGAGTGATACAGAATTAGATAGAGCGTACTTCCTTTTTAAAATGATTGCTAATCAGCCATTAGTTCGTATAGGAACTGCGGTTACTAATTTTGCTTTAAAAGCTAATCTTCCAGTTGAAAGTTTAATAAGAGCAACTGTTTTTGATCATTTTTGTGGTGGTGTAAATGAAGAAGATTGTCTTTCAGTTGTAGATAAAATGTATACTAAAGGAGTGTCGTCTGTTCTGGATTACTCTGTTGAAGGAAAAGAAGAGGAGGATCAATTTGACGCAGCACTTCAAATGACTTTAAAAACTATAGAATTTGCAAAAGAACGCAAAGCGATACCGTTTGCTGTTTTTAAGCCTACAGGTTTAGGTCGAATAGATTTATATGAAAAAATGGGAGATAAAGAAACTTTAACTCCGGATGAGCAAGCGGAATGGAATAGGGTAGTTGCCCGTTTTGATTTGGTTTGCAGCGAAGCACATAAAAAAGATGTTGCACTACTTATCGATGCTGAGGAAAGCTGGATGCAAGATGCTGCTGACGATTTAGTTACTGAAATGATGCGTAAGTACAATAAAGAAAAAGCGATTGTTTATAATACATTACAAATGTATCGTTGGGATCGTCTTGATTATTTGAAAAAACTACATGAACAAGCTGTAGCAGAAGGATTCTATATTGGTATGAAAATAGTTCGTGGTGCCTATATGGAAAAAGAAAATGCACGAGCAATTGAGAAAGGGTATCCGTCACCAATTTGTGAGTCAAAAGTAGCTTCAGACATTAATTATGATTCAGCTGTGCTGTATATGGTGGAACATTTGGATAAAATGGCCATTTTTGCAGGAACTCACAATGAATTGAGTACTTATAACTTAATGAGTTTAATGCAGGAAAGAGGAATTAAAGCAAATGACGAAAGAATTTCTTTTGGACAGTTGTACGGTATGAGTGATAATATTAGTTACAATCTAGCCGAAAACGGTTACAATGTTGCTAAATATTTACCATTTGGACCTGTTAAGGATGTGATGCCGTACCTAATTCGTCGTGCTGAAGAAAACACTTCGGTTGCAGGACAAACGAGTCGTGAATTAGAAATGATAAAGGCGGAACGTAAAAGAAGAAAAGGAAAATAG
- a CDS encoding O-antigen ligase family protein: MSKRNKGQIDKIISSEIDNKNTYYDFILLLFIISLISIDFFPQFNSVEIIAPQFLYLSFINILTSISTYRNNEIFTNGIVILIKKSPIVIAYLGFLGFSFISMLFARNFSIAVVSFMQLTIVFCLFINLSILLYNRLDLIYKIAFIISIGVFIRSFIEISSIISLSKSNSLLNALAEIKGNTGNINIFAASLVGKIPFTLLGIFHFTNWKKWFLCLSLFLASLLVLLTASRASYIGLFIELFLFIVILIKLKFISKQNLSLLLYIILPLIISFFVANVIFKNTQNTDRYASITNRIQQISPINNEDSSINARLMYWDNAIQIIKEKPFFGIGIGNWKIEALNYEKEQTNNLLVSEHPHNDFLEIAAETGIANFIIYLLLFIFCSYINLKRIFSTNENQVKIIALIALLLLVTYGIDAMFNFPLYRPTMQLNFILFLALTLLNTTSDNLVLNSNYLKTTIIGITIISCLGFYFSYNALKAYQFENDTRIDLLQNENNYKLNLQEILNRMPQFPNTATNSQPYIEVAGIYALKEKKHLEALQYFNQSQKINPFTGRAEWYKYRIYKELNNQDSAYYYAKKAFEIRPRNEDYYLSALVVEANKKDTLAILKIHNYFSQINSKPSVWLNSSSALAQSQFSNKELIEFIDSGITLFPNDTTLLNRKKSFQNDFLKKTSNKENNTPSKPNYILIADQYGLKLEFDKALMNYKKALHETPNNPIIIQNIGICYFKLNQFNDAILSLEKTLNSPILSDGKSEYLIGAAYLNINKKEKGCTYLRLAQNKNYPGATELVVQYCK; the protein is encoded by the coding sequence ATGAGCAAAAGAAACAAAGGTCAAATAGATAAAATTATTTCTAGTGAGATAGATAATAAAAATACTTATTACGATTTTATTTTACTCTTATTTATCATTAGTTTAATTTCCATTGATTTTTTTCCTCAGTTTAATAGTGTTGAAATTATAGCTCCACAGTTTTTGTATTTATCTTTTATTAATATACTAACCAGTATTTCTACATACAGAAACAATGAAATTTTCACGAATGGAATCGTTATACTAATAAAGAAAAGTCCAATAGTTATAGCCTATCTAGGTTTTTTAGGATTTAGTTTCATTAGTATGCTTTTTGCTCGAAATTTCTCCATTGCTGTTGTAAGTTTTATGCAATTAACAATTGTTTTTTGTTTGTTTATAAACCTTTCAATTTTATTATATAATAGATTGGACCTTATTTATAAAATTGCATTTATAATAAGTATAGGTGTTTTTATACGTTCATTTATTGAAATTAGTAGTATCATTAGCCTATCAAAAAGTAATAGTTTACTTAATGCTTTAGCTGAAATTAAAGGAAATACAGGAAACATTAATATTTTTGCAGCTAGTTTAGTGGGGAAAATACCATTTACCCTATTGGGGATATTTCATTTTACAAACTGGAAAAAATGGTTCCTGTGTCTGAGTTTGTTTTTAGCATCTTTATTGGTATTATTAACCGCTTCCCGTGCATCGTATATTGGCTTGTTTATAGAACTATTTTTATTTATTGTAATATTAATAAAACTAAAATTCATCTCTAAACAAAACCTTAGCTTATTACTATATATAATCTTACCTCTTATTATTTCCTTTTTTGTTGCCAATGTAATTTTTAAGAACACCCAAAACACAGATCGATATGCGTCTATAACAAATAGAATCCAACAAATAAGCCCAATAAACAATGAGGATTCGTCAATAAACGCCCGGTTAATGTATTGGGACAATGCAATACAAATAATTAAAGAAAAACCGTTTTTCGGAATTGGAATAGGAAATTGGAAAATTGAAGCATTGAATTATGAAAAAGAACAAACTAATAATTTATTAGTTTCTGAACATCCGCATAATGATTTTCTTGAGATTGCCGCCGAAACTGGAATCGCTAATTTTATCATATACCTTCTACTATTTATCTTTTGCAGCTATATCAATCTTAAAAGGATTTTTTCCACTAATGAAAACCAAGTCAAGATTATTGCATTAATAGCACTTTTATTATTGGTAACATATGGTATCGATGCAATGTTCAATTTTCCGTTGTATAGACCTACAATGCAACTTAATTTTATTTTGTTCTTGGCTTTAACCCTTTTAAATACTACTTCCGATAATTTAGTTCTAAATTCTAATTATTTAAAAACTACTATTATAGGAATTACTATTATTAGCTGCTTAGGTTTTTATTTTTCATATAATGCCCTAAAAGCTTATCAATTTGAAAACGACACTAGAATTGATTTACTTCAAAACGAAAATAATTACAAATTAAATTTACAAGAAATACTTAATAGAATGCCTCAGTTTCCTAATACTGCCACAAATTCTCAACCCTATATTGAAGTTGCCGGAATTTATGCTTTAAAGGAGAAAAAACACTTAGAGGCATTACAATACTTTAATCAATCACAAAAAATTAATCCATTTACCGGTCGAGCTGAGTGGTATAAATACCGAATCTATAAAGAACTTAACAATCAAGACAGTGCTTATTATTATGCTAAAAAAGCATTCGAAATAAGACCTAGAAATGAAGACTATTACTTATCAGCATTAGTTGTTGAGGCTAATAAAAAAGATACTTTAGCCATTTTGAAAATTCACAATTATTTTTCGCAAATCAATTCTAAACCAAGTGTTTGGTTAAATAGCTCAAGCGCATTAGCGCAATCACAATTTTCAAATAAGGAATTAATTGAATTTATTGATTCAGGTATTACTCTTTTTCCTAATGACACTACATTGCTTAACAGAAAAAAATCTTTTCAAAATGATTTTTTAAAAAAAACTTCTAATAAAGAGAATAATACCCCATCAAAACCCAATTATATTTTAATAGCTGATCAATATGGTTTAAAGTTGGAATTTGACAAAGCATTAATGAATTATAAAAAAGCACTACATGAAACTCCTAATAATCCAATAATAATTCAAAACATAGGAATATGTTATTTTAAGTTAAATCAATTTAATGATGCCATATTAAGTTTAGAAAAAACATTAAATTCGCCAATTCTTTCCGATGGTAAATCGGAGTATTTAATTGGCGCAGCCTATTTAAATATAAACAAAAAAGAAAAAGGTTGTACCTATTTAAGGTTGGCTCAAAATAAAAATTATCCTGGTGCTACTGAATTAGTAGTACAATATTGTAAATAA
- the aroB gene encoding 3-dehydroquinate synthase: protein MSNSLKTIEANNRPIHFNESGYQALNLHLKENSYSIIFIIVDTNTAEYCLPKLLPNIETDLTIEIVEFDNGEVNKNIETCVQIWNVLTELGADRKSLVINLGGGVVTDLGGFVASTFKRGIDFINIPTTLLAMVDASVGGKNGVDLGNLKNQIGVFNLPVMVLVDSNYLETVPQNEMRSGLAEMLKHGLIYDKNYWEQFLDLKAIDFADFDELIYRSVEIKNEIVTLDPTEKNIRKALNFGHTLGHAIESYFLENENKTTLLHGEAIAIGMILESYISLNMNLINLQEYLQIKTTIKTIFEDITIEANDIDPILELLIHDKKNEYGTIQFALIEGIGKIKINQSVENELILKAFEDYKS from the coding sequence ATGTCAAATTCATTAAAAACAATAGAAGCTAATAATCGTCCAATACATTTTAACGAAAGTGGTTATCAAGCATTAAATCTACATTTAAAAGAAAACAGCTACTCCATTATATTTATTATAGTAGATACTAATACGGCCGAATATTGTTTGCCAAAATTATTACCAAATATTGAAACCGACTTAACCATTGAAATAGTAGAATTTGATAATGGGGAAGTCAATAAAAATATTGAAACTTGTGTCCAAATTTGGAATGTTTTGACGGAACTAGGTGCCGATAGAAAGAGCCTTGTAATTAATTTAGGTGGAGGTGTAGTAACTGATCTTGGAGGATTTGTAGCTTCAACTTTTAAAAGAGGTATTGATTTCATCAATATTCCTACTACCCTATTAGCAATGGTTGATGCATCAGTAGGTGGTAAAAACGGGGTTGATTTAGGTAACTTGAAAAATCAAATAGGTGTTTTTAACTTGCCTGTAATGGTTCTTGTTGATTCCAATTATCTAGAAACAGTACCGCAAAACGAAATGAGGTCTGGTCTTGCTGAAATGCTGAAACACGGTTTAATCTATGATAAAAACTATTGGGAACAGTTTTTAGATTTAAAAGCTATTGATTTTGCTGATTTTGACGAATTAATTTATCGTTCAGTGGAAATTAAAAACGAAATAGTAACTCTAGACCCTACTGAAAAAAATATTCGTAAAGCATTAAATTTTGGACATACACTTGGACACGCAATCGAAAGTTATTTTTTAGAAAATGAAAATAAAACAACGTTACTCCACGGTGAGGCAATTGCCATAGGAATGATCCTTGAAAGTTACATTTCATTAAATATGAATTTAATCAATTTGCAAGAATACTTACAAATAAAGACAACTATAAAGACTATCTTTGAAGATATCACTATAGAAGCAAATGACATCGATCCTATACTTGAATTACTAATTCACGACAAAAAAAATGAGTATGGTACCATTCAATTTGCATTAATAGAAGGTATCGGAAAAATAAAGATCAATCAATCTGTTGAAAATGAATTAATTCTTAAAGCATTTGAGGATTATAAATCTTAA
- a CDS encoding arginine decarboxylase, whose protein sequence is MNTKYTDLINQTYYFPQEEFTLNKDNLQFHNIDLMKLVEQYGTPLKFTYLPQISNNINKAKSWFRKSMEKNKYDAKYFYCYCTKSSHFEYIMNEAFKNNIHIETSSAFDIDIVENLLKNGKINKSTYVICNGFKRDQYIDNIARLINNGHINTIPIIDNYEELDLLQAEIKGKFKIGIRIAAEEEPKFEFYTSRLGIGYKNIVNFYRKQIQENDKLELKMLHFFINTGINDTAYYWNELVKCIKVYIALKKECPTLDGLNIGGGFPIKNSLAFEYDYQYMIDEIINQIKIACDEAEVDVPNIFTEFGSFTVGESGGAIYQILYQKQQNDREKWNMIDSSFITTLPDTWAINKRFIMLAINRWNETYERVLLGGLTCDSDDYYNSEQNMNAIYLPKYNKEKPLYIGFFNTGAYQETIGGYGGLHHCLIPQPKHILIDRDENGILATEVFSEQQTAGDILKILGYDKK, encoded by the coding sequence ATGAACACAAAATATACCGACTTAATAAATCAAACTTATTATTTCCCACAAGAAGAGTTTACTTTAAATAAAGACAACCTTCAGTTTCACAATATCGATTTGATGAAATTAGTTGAACAATACGGTACACCATTAAAGTTTACCTATTTGCCACAAATTTCAAACAACATCAACAAAGCCAAAAGTTGGTTTCGTAAATCAATGGAAAAAAACAAGTACGACGCAAAGTATTTTTATTGCTATTGTACTAAAAGTTCTCATTTTGAATATATCATGAATGAAGCTTTCAAGAATAACATCCATATTGAAACATCATCAGCTTTTGATATTGATATCGTTGAAAACTTATTGAAAAATGGGAAGATTAATAAAAGTACATATGTAATATGTAATGGATTCAAAAGAGATCAATACATAGATAACATAGCTCGTTTAATTAATAACGGACATATTAACACTATTCCAATTATTGATAATTACGAAGAACTGGATTTACTTCAGGCTGAAATTAAAGGGAAATTCAAAATTGGAATCCGAATTGCTGCTGAAGAAGAACCTAAATTTGAGTTTTACACTTCCAGACTTGGAATTGGTTACAAAAACATAGTCAACTTTTACAGAAAACAAATTCAGGAAAATGATAAATTAGAGCTGAAAATGCTGCACTTTTTTATCAATACTGGGATTAATGACACTGCGTATTATTGGAATGAATTAGTGAAATGTATCAAAGTTTACATTGCTCTTAAAAAAGAATGTCCTACATTAGATGGATTGAACATTGGTGGAGGATTTCCTATCAAAAATTCATTGGCATTTGAATATGATTATCAGTATATGATTGATGAAATTATCAATCAAATAAAAATTGCCTGCGACGAAGCAGAGGTTGATGTACCAAATATTTTCACTGAATTTGGCTCATTTACTGTTGGAGAAAGCGGTGGGGCAATTTACCAGATTTTATATCAAAAGCAACAAAATGACAGAGAAAAATGGAATATGATCGACTCTTCATTTATTACAACTTTACCTGATACCTGGGCTATTAATAAGCGTTTTATAATGCTTGCAATTAATCGATGGAATGAAACTTACGAAAGAGTTTTGCTAGGTGGACTTACCTGTGACAGCGATGATTATTACAATTCAGAGCAAAATATGAATGCCATCTATTTGCCTAAATACAATAAGGAAAAACCATTATACATAGGCTTTTTCAATACTGGAGCTTACCAAGAAACAATTGGTGGATATGGTGGATTGCACCACTGTTTAATTCCTCAACCCAAACATATTTTAATTGATAGGGACGAAAACGGAATTTTGGCAACAGAAGTATTCTCAGAGCAACAGACTGCTGGCGATATTTTAAAAATATTAGGTTACGATAAAAAATAA
- a CDS encoding deoxyhypusine synthase family protein produces MSKGPISQFIEKHYLHFNSASLVDAAKAYEQQLANGAKMMVSMAGAMSTAEIGKIFAEMIRQDKVQIISCTGANLEEDIMNLVAHSHYERVPNYRDLTPQDEWDLLERGLNRVTDTCIPEHEAFRRLQKHIYKIWKDADDNGERYFPHEFMYKMLLSGVLEEYYEIDLKDSWMYAAAEKNLPMVVPGWEDSTMGNIFASYVIKGDLKASTMKSGIEYMVYLSDWYPKNSSKGIGFFQIGGGIAGDFPICVVPMLYQDMEMHDIPFWSYFCQISDSTTSYGSYSGAVPNEKITWGKLDINTPKFIIESDATIVAPLIFAYLLDL; encoded by the coding sequence ATGAGTAAAGGACCAATCAGTCAGTTTATTGAAAAGCATTATTTGCATTTCAATTCTGCATCTTTAGTTGATGCTGCTAAAGCATACGAACAACAATTAGCAAATGGTGCCAAAATGATGGTGAGTATGGCTGGAGCAATGAGCACAGCCGAAATTGGAAAGATTTTTGCCGAAATGATTCGTCAGGATAAAGTTCAAATAATTTCTTGTACAGGAGCTAATCTTGAAGAAGATATTATGAATTTAGTTGCACACTCTCACTATGAAAGAGTGCCAAATTATCGTGATTTAACTCCGCAAGATGAATGGGATTTATTAGAAAGAGGATTAAATCGTGTAACTGATACCTGTATTCCGGAACACGAAGCTTTCCGTCGTTTACAAAAACACATTTACAAAATCTGGAAAGATGCAGATGATAATGGAGAAAGATATTTTCCTCATGAATTCATGTACAAAATGTTGCTTTCTGGTGTTCTTGAAGAATATTACGAAATAGACCTTAAAGACAGTTGGATGTATGCTGCAGCTGAGAAAAACCTTCCTATGGTTGTTCCAGGATGGGAAGACAGCACAATGGGTAATATTTTCGCCTCTTATGTAATTAAAGGAGATTTAAAAGCTTCTACAATGAAGTCAGGGATTGAATACATGGTTTACTTGTCAGACTGGTACCCAAAGAACAGTTCTAAAGGAATTGGTTTCTTCCAAATTGGTGGTGGTATTGCTGGAGATTTTCCAATATGTGTTGTCCCTATGTTGTACCAAGATATGGAAATGCATGATATTCCTTTTTGGAGTTATTTTTGCCAAATTTCAGATTCTACAACCAGTTACGGATCGTATTCTGGGGCAGTACCAAATGAAAAAATTACTTGGGGTAAATTAGACATAAATACTCCTAAGTTTATCATCGAGTCGGACGCTACAATTGTAGCTCCTTTAATTTTCGCTTATTTATTAGATTTATAG
- a CDS encoding DNA primase: protein MKRVIVDYAKLTNEILNLLVERFPDGYDDSDIIRFRNAKNELIEAVEVRTEDTIYLVKVSTKLADSMENYDEDDDIDGVDEPVSGLELDDDSMDDDDDDDDNDDEKLDKPDTDGEDDDDDDKDDKDSSEEDDDDEED, encoded by the coding sequence ATGAAAAGAGTAATAGTTGATTACGCAAAACTGACCAACGAAATTTTAAACTTATTAGTAGAGAGATTTCCTGATGGTTACGATGATTCTGATATAATTCGTTTTAGAAATGCTAAAAATGAATTAATAGAAGCTGTAGAAGTACGAACTGAAGATACCATTTACCTGGTAAAAGTAAGTACTAAACTTGCTGACAGTATGGAAAATTATGATGAAGATGATGATATCGATGGAGTTGATGAGCCAGTTAGCGGCTTAGAACTTGATGATGACTCAATGGATGATGATGATGACGATGATGACAATGACGATGAAAAATTAGACAAACCAGATACTGATGGCGAGGATGATGACGATGACGACAAAGATGACAAAGATTCAAGCGAAGAAGATGATGACGATGAAGAAGATTAA